A DNA window from Neosynechococcus sphagnicola sy1 contains the following coding sequences:
- the psaC gene encoding photosystem I iron-sulfur center protein PsaC: protein MSHSVKIYDTCIGCTQCVRACPLDVLEMVPWDGCKAQQIASSPRTEDCVGCKRCETACPTDFLSIRVYLGAETTRSMGLAY, encoded by the coding sequence ATGTCTCATTCAGTCAAAATCTATGACACCTGCATCGGCTGCACCCAGTGCGTCCGGGCTTGTCCCCTAGATGTACTGGAGATGGTGCCCTGGGATGGCTGTAAAGCCCAGCAGATTGCATCTTCTCCCCGGACAGAAGACTGTGTAGGTTGCAAGCGGTGTGAAACTGCCTGCCCTACCGACTTTCTGAGTATCCGAGTTTACCTAGGAGCCGAGACCACTCGCAGTATGGGCCTAGCCTACTAA
- a CDS encoding peroxiredoxin has translation MSLRLGDTVPNFTQASSTGDIDFYEWAGDSWVILFSHPADYTPVCTTELGAVAKLKSEFDQRNVKPIALSVDGVESHQGWIGDINETQNTTVNYPILADADRKVSDLYDMVHPNANNTLTVRSVFVIDPQKKLRLTITYPASTGRNFAEILRVIDSLQLTDHYSVATPVNWQDGGDCVIVPSLKDPEVLKEKFPKGYTEVKPYLRMTPQPNK, from the coding sequence ATGTCTCTCCGTCTAGGTGATACCGTTCCCAATTTCACCCAAGCATCTTCCACAGGTGATATCGATTTTTATGAGTGGGCGGGTGATAGCTGGGTGATTCTGTTCTCACACCCCGCTGACTATACCCCCGTCTGCACCACTGAACTCGGTGCCGTTGCTAAGCTGAAGTCCGAGTTTGACCAGCGCAACGTCAAGCCAATTGCCCTCAGCGTGGATGGCGTTGAATCTCACCAAGGCTGGATTGGAGATATCAACGAAACCCAGAATACAACCGTCAACTACCCGATTCTGGCAGATGCCGATCGGAAAGTGTCTGATCTCTACGACATGGTGCATCCGAATGCCAATAACACCTTGACGGTGCGGTCTGTGTTTGTTATTGACCCCCAGAAGAAACTGCGCTTGACCATTACCTATCCAGCAAGCACTGGGCGTAACTTCGCAGAAATCTTACGGGTGATTGATTCCTTGCAACTCACCGATCACTACAGTGTTGCGACCCCAGTTAACTGGCAGGACGGTGGCGATTGTGTGATCGTTCCTTCCCTCAAAGACCCAGAGGTGCTCAAGGAAAAATTCCCCAAAGGGTATACCGAAGTCAAGCCTTATCTGCGGATGACGCCCCAGCCTAACAAGTAA
- a CDS encoding CoB--CoM heterodisulfide reductase iron-sulfur subunit B family protein encodes MPSPSLKYAYFPGCVAQGACRELYQSTQALTQALGIELVELKQAACCGSGTFKEDSQLLEDTVNARNIALAEELQLPLLTHCSTCQGVIGHVDERLKQAQQQQPAYLEQVNGLLQQQGCLPYRGSTTVKHLLWALVADYGLAEIQAQVTQKLSGLQCAAFYGCYLLRGQTSLAFDDPYQPESMENLFRAVGATPIYYRGRTQCCGWPLSSYATTQSFQMAGMHIQEAIAAGADCIVTPCPLCHLNLDSRQPEVARVIGHPLGLPILHLPQLVALALGITPQALGLDRHIVSTHPVLAKLGWA; translated from the coding sequence ATGCCATCCCCCTCTTTGAAATATGCATATTTCCCTGGCTGTGTGGCTCAGGGCGCCTGTCGGGAACTGTACCAGTCTACCCAAGCACTCACCCAGGCATTGGGCATTGAACTGGTGGAGCTGAAGCAGGCAGCTTGCTGTGGCTCTGGTACCTTTAAGGAAGATTCCCAACTGCTGGAAGATACGGTGAATGCCCGGAATATTGCCCTAGCGGAGGAACTCCAGCTGCCCCTGTTAACCCATTGCAGCACCTGTCAGGGGGTGATTGGCCATGTAGATGAACGGCTGAAGCAAGCCCAACAGCAACAGCCTGCCTATCTGGAACAGGTGAATGGCTTGCTACAGCAACAGGGTTGTCTGCCCTATCGCGGCAGCACCACGGTGAAGCATTTACTCTGGGCGCTGGTGGCTGACTATGGCCTCGCCGAGATTCAGGCTCAGGTGACTCAAAAACTCTCCGGGTTGCAGTGTGCGGCCTTCTATGGCTGTTACCTCCTGCGGGGGCAAACGTCCCTTGCCTTCGACGATCCCTACCAACCCGAGTCCATGGAAAATCTATTCCGTGCGGTCGGTGCGACACCGATCTACTATCGAGGCCGCACCCAGTGCTGTGGTTGGCCCTTGTCGAGTTATGCCACGACCCAATCCTTTCAGATGGCGGGGATGCATATTCAGGAGGCGATCGCCGCTGGTGCGGATTGCATAGTCACCCCGTGTCCGCTCTGTCACTTAAATTTAGATTCGCGCCAGCCGGAGGTGGCACGGGTGATCGGTCACCCCCTAGGTCTGCCGATTCTCCACCTGCCCCAGTTAGTTGCCCTGGCATTGGGCATTACCCCCCAAGCCTTAGGACTGGATCGTCATATTGTCTCCACCCACCCGGTGCTGGCAAAACTGGGGTGGGCCTAA
- a CDS encoding cupin domain-containing protein — MLIQKLANCPEFTAGDGSLLRELLHPDKQAIAQRYSLAHATVPPGMACTPHALKTSEVYYILSGTGVMHIDEEVQAVEPGDAIYIPPHAHQFIHNQSREPLVFLCLVDPAWRQEDEIIYAPESAP, encoded by the coding sequence ATGTTGATTCAGAAACTCGCCAATTGTCCAGAGTTCACGGCGGGCGATGGTTCCCTACTACGAGAACTGCTGCACCCTGATAAGCAAGCGATCGCCCAGCGCTACAGTTTAGCCCACGCCACGGTTCCCCCTGGCATGGCTTGCACCCCCCATGCCTTGAAAACCTCAGAGGTTTACTACATTCTCAGTGGCACAGGGGTGATGCACATTGATGAAGAGGTGCAGGCGGTAGAACCAGGGGATGCGATATATATTCCCCCCCATGCCCATCAATTTATTCACAACCAGAGCCGGGAACCCCTGGTGTTTCTTTGCCTGGTTGATCCAGCTTGGCGGCAGGAAGATGAAATTATCTATGCCCCGGAATCGGCACCGTAA